The following are encoded together in the Serratia sp. UGAL515B_01 genome:
- the tnpB gene encoding IS66 family insertion sequence element accessory protein TnpB (TnpB, as the term is used for proteins encoded by IS66 family insertion elements, is considered an accessory protein, since TnpC, encoded by a neighboring gene, is a DDE family transposase.), producing MLIPEHVWIARQPVDMRCGVDKLTQYVAEHLGQTWQSEAAFIFCNKARTRIKLLRWDKHGVWLAVRRLHRGHFAWPREGDTTWTLTTDQFSWLVKGIDWQQVEGQILANWQ from the coding sequence ATGCTGATCCCTGAACACGTCTGGATTGCTCGCCAGCCCGTAGATATGCGGTGTGGGGTGGATAAGTTAACTCAATATGTTGCCGAACATCTCGGTCAGACCTGGCAAAGTGAAGCTGCGTTTATTTTCTGTAATAAAGCACGCACTCGCATCAAGTTGTTGCGCTGGGACAAGCATGGAGTCTGGTTGGCGGTACGTCGATTACATCGCGGTCATTTTGCCTGGCCTCGAGAAGGGGACACCACCTGGACACTGACCACCGATCAATTTTCCTGGCTGGTAAAAGGCATTGACTGGCAACAAGTCGAAGGCCAAATCTTGGCGAATTGGCAATAA
- a CDS encoding fimbrial protein, whose amino-acid sequence MTYQVKNTLIAALVASISLSAVPAFANTFKMAVEGDITDTTCAATVSKQALDMGIVNKNDFDSVGASVDGDEFTVTIQNCPAVMNTAAITIKGSPDKDNSDLFSLNQLNGSAEGVGVRVQARDNNDAVVSPGGVSNYTLSNGEASASFLVDLVSTKEVKAGSINSAISVEVTYQ is encoded by the coding sequence ATGACATATCAAGTAAAAAATACACTTATTGCTGCACTGGTGGCTTCAATTTCTCTATCCGCAGTACCTGCATTCGCTAACACCTTTAAGATGGCTGTAGAAGGTGATATCACGGATACAACCTGTGCTGCGACAGTAAGTAAACAAGCCCTTGACATGGGTATTGTTAATAAAAATGACTTTGATTCTGTAGGCGCGTCGGTAGACGGTGATGAATTTACTGTTACTATCCAAAATTGTCCGGCAGTGATGAATACAGCTGCAATTACTATTAAAGGCAGTCCAGATAAGGATAACAGTGATTTATTTTCACTAAATCAACTCAATGGTTCTGCAGAGGGAGTTGGTGTCAGAGTTCAGGCTAGAGATAATAATGATGCTGTTGTTTCTCCTGGTGGAGTTAGTAACTATACGTTGTCTAATGGGGAAGCTAGTGCCTCATTTTTAGTAGACTTAGTTTCAACTAAAGAGGTTAAAGCCGGTTCAATCAATTCTGCAATTAGTGTTGAAGTTACCTATCAGTAA
- a CDS encoding transposase domain-containing protein, with protein MLARTLYSDGPECLLSLNPFTRVAVRGRYSLVETTKANGLVPFDYLMQVFTQLPALAGESELARYHDNPPERLKTPGSQRHRMNWARFSRLCERWIPSPRIMHPYPMQRFHARTRSRSRMR; from the coding sequence TTGCTCGCACGGACACTCTACTCCGATGGCCCAGAATGTTTGCTGTCATTGAACCCGTTTACACGCGTAGCGGTGCGCGGTCGATATAGCCTGGTTGAAACGACGAAAGCCAATGGGCTTGTTCCATTTGACTACCTGATGCAGGTGTTTACCCAACTGCCAGCCCTTGCCGGTGAGAGTGAACTGGCTCGCTACCATGATAACCCGCCAGAGCGGTTAAAAACGCCAGGCAGTCAGCGACACAGAATGAACTGGGCTCGTTTCAGCCGGTTGTGTGAACGCTGGATCCCGTCACCCCGAATAATGCACCCTTATCCCATGCAACGCTTCCACGCCAGAACCCGAAGTAGGAGCCGGATGCGTTAG
- a CDS encoding fimbria/pilus outer membrane usher protein, with protein MNQRQIPTPSLRVSQLARLITLLLGCSSFMGEAKEYFDPALLAIGEPEQGNSDLSAFEAGNNLAAGTYRVGISLNDRPQDARDIEFRLVKGAEGKESLQPCLTLEQLQAMGVKTELFPNLGDADTKCVKLDAIAQANTHFDFARQQLMLSIPQAAIVQTARDFIPESQWDNGIPALLLNYQLSGANNVTRSRGNMSNQFANLRPGLNVGSWRLRNYTTWSKNSNAPGEWNTLYTYAQRNLIGLKSKLTLGDSNSPSDVFDGVSFRGAQLSSDDDMIPNSLKGYAPVIRGIARTNAQISIRQNGNLIYQSFVSPGAFEINDLYPTGGGGDLHVTIKESDGNEQHIVVPFASLPILRREGQFKYALTGGQYRSYNGSVDKTPFGQGVAIYGLPQGTTVYGGGQFAHPYQSLALGIGKNLGNFGGLSLDITQSWASLKDQSKESGQSLRLRYSKSIAQTGTSLAIAGYRYSTDGYYNLQDVLNTYREGENLYVRERRRSRSELTLNQKLWEKAGNLSLSWISEDYWNSERTTRSLGIQYNNYWQGISYELSYSNNQSSSTSGRNGQVYARDQIFAFNISVPLDRWLKNSYASYYLNSSRDIGSNNRLSFRGTALEDKNLNWMVQQGYGSRDMGNSGNLNLDYRGRYAETVAGYAYSPNNQRLNYALSGGVIAHSEGVTFGQPLGETVVLVKAPGASGVGVTNKRGVKTDWRGYAIIPYSSPYKKNNIQLNAETLPDNTELALTAQEIVPTRGAVAKVSFDTKIGQRMLMTLIRKGGQAVPFGAIVTELTQQDTQGFIVGDEGQVYLVGLADNGVLKAKWGNDADQQCQVKYTLAKQATDNSGVSVLEATCL; from the coding sequence ATGAACCAGCGTCAAATACCAACCCCCTCATTACGAGTCAGCCAGTTAGCTCGGTTAATCACTCTACTACTGGGTTGTTCATCCTTTATGGGTGAGGCAAAGGAGTATTTTGACCCGGCATTGCTGGCGATTGGGGAACCAGAGCAGGGGAATAGCGATCTGTCAGCCTTTGAAGCGGGGAATAACCTGGCTGCAGGCACTTACCGGGTTGGTATCTCCTTGAACGATCGACCGCAGGATGCCCGTGATATTGAATTTCGCTTGGTAAAGGGGGCTGAGGGCAAAGAAAGTCTGCAACCTTGTTTGACCCTGGAACAACTGCAAGCCATGGGGGTTAAGACTGAACTATTTCCTAACCTGGGCGATGCTGATACCAAATGTGTCAAGCTGGATGCCATTGCGCAAGCCAATACCCACTTCGATTTTGCCCGGCAACAGCTGATGCTGAGCATACCACAAGCGGCAATCGTTCAGACAGCGCGTGATTTTATACCAGAAAGCCAATGGGATAATGGTATCCCAGCTCTACTGCTCAACTATCAGTTGAGTGGAGCTAATAACGTGACGCGTAGTAGGGGCAACATGAGTAATCAGTTTGCCAATCTCCGTCCAGGACTTAATGTTGGGTCATGGCGACTGCGTAACTATACGACCTGGAGCAAAAACAGCAATGCGCCGGGCGAGTGGAATACTCTTTATACCTACGCGCAACGCAATTTGATTGGACTGAAAAGCAAATTAACCCTGGGTGACAGTAACTCGCCCAGTGATGTATTTGACGGCGTTTCCTTTCGTGGGGCACAACTGTCATCGGATGATGACATGATACCGAACAGCCTTAAAGGATATGCCCCGGTAATCCGGGGAATTGCCCGTACCAATGCGCAGATCTCCATCCGCCAAAACGGCAATCTGATTTACCAAAGCTTTGTGTCACCAGGAGCTTTTGAAATCAATGATTTGTACCCGACTGGCGGTGGTGGAGATCTGCACGTAACCATTAAGGAATCCGATGGAAATGAACAGCATATCGTTGTGCCTTTCGCTTCATTGCCCATTTTACGACGCGAAGGCCAGTTCAAGTACGCATTAACTGGTGGTCAGTATCGTTCTTACAATGGAAGTGTTGATAAAACGCCATTCGGTCAAGGGGTAGCAATTTATGGCCTGCCACAAGGTACTACAGTCTACGGCGGTGGTCAGTTTGCTCATCCTTACCAGTCTTTGGCTTTAGGAATAGGAAAAAACCTCGGCAACTTTGGGGGTCTATCTCTTGATATCACCCAGAGCTGGGCAAGCCTTAAAGATCAGTCCAAAGAAAGCGGCCAGTCATTGCGTCTCCGTTACAGTAAGAGCATTGCCCAGACAGGGACCAGCTTGGCGATTGCTGGTTATCGTTATTCAACCGACGGTTATTACAATCTGCAGGACGTTTTGAACACCTACCGGGAAGGCGAGAATCTCTATGTACGTGAACGTCGGCGCAGCCGTTCTGAACTGACCTTGAACCAGAAACTCTGGGAAAAAGCAGGTAACCTGTCTTTGAGCTGGATAAGTGAAGATTACTGGAATAGTGAACGCACGACACGTTCGCTAGGCATACAGTATAACAACTACTGGCAAGGTATCAGTTACGAACTGAGCTATAGCAACAACCAAAGCTCCTCAACCAGTGGTCGTAATGGACAAGTCTATGCTAGAGATCAAATTTTTGCCTTTAATATCAGTGTCCCACTAGATCGTTGGCTGAAGAATAGCTATGCCAGCTATTACCTGAATAGCAGCAGGGACATCGGCAGTAACAATAGGTTGAGTTTCAGAGGTACGGCTTTGGAAGATAAGAACCTGAATTGGATGGTGCAACAAGGTTATGGCAGTCGTGACATGGGAAACAGTGGCAATCTTAATCTCGACTATCGCGGGCGTTATGCTGAGACTGTTGCAGGGTATGCGTATAGCCCTAACAATCAGCGGTTGAATTATGCGTTGTCCGGCGGAGTTATTGCACACAGTGAAGGTGTGACCTTTGGCCAGCCTTTGGGAGAAACGGTAGTGTTAGTAAAAGCGCCAGGTGCCAGCGGAGTTGGTGTGACTAACAAGAGAGGGGTAAAAACCGATTGGCGGGGTTACGCTATTATCCCTTACAGTAGTCCGTATAAAAAAAATAATATACAGCTGAATGCGGAAACGTTGCCGGATAATACTGAACTGGCCCTTACAGCGCAAGAGATAGTGCCAACTAGGGGGGCGGTTGCCAAAGTCAGTTTTGATACCAAAATAGGGCAACGCATGTTGATGACGCTGATACGTAAGGGGGGACAAGCCGTTCCTTTTGGCGCAATAGTGACCGAACTCACTCAGCAAGACACACAGGGTTTTATTGTGGGGGACGAAGGGCAGGTTTATCTGGTTGGTCTGGCCGACAACGGCGTGTTAAAAGCGAAATGGGGTAACGATGCTGATCAGCAATGCCAAGTGAAGTATACTCTGGCCAAACAGGCAACTGATAACTCTGGTGTATCAGTCCTAGAGGCTACTTGTTTATAA
- the tnpC gene encoding IS66 family transposase, with protein MMIFNQCGNIAAMMTLPSDLTNDQLRTLVLKLQRENTRLAELLAQARQARFGRKAENFSPAQLSLLDEDNETDISALEAELEKALPAAPPATVKKPKRQALPAHLPREESRLEPESTNCPQCGDPLRFLRDEVNETLDYIPAQFIVRKTVRPQYSCPCCQTVHSAELPAQVIDKGQAAPGLLTHITINKCVDHLPLYRQSQIFAREGITLSTSTLSDWMGKVGIALKPLVERLQTLLCEQKVLHADETPLTLLAGKKGTAQRGYLWAYASPAVAVAVAVAVAEQRMVMFDCQPGRNGGYAQTFLTGFTGTLVVDDYAGYKALFASGAIKEAGCLAHVRRKFFEQYKVNHHPLAKRVLDGIRELYKLERLIKTRTTQNRQRWRNRYAKPHLATLHALLLAQQHQVPGNSGIHKAILHALKRWPALLCYLDDGGIPIDNNHIENCIRPVALGRKNWLFAGSLLAGQRLAGIMSLLQTAKLNGIDPFT; from the coding sequence ATGATGATATTTAATCAGTGTGGTAATATTGCTGCCATGATGACATTGCCGTCCGACCTGACTAATGACCAATTACGCACGCTGGTGCTAAAACTCCAGCGTGAGAATACTCGTCTGGCTGAGTTGCTGGCTCAGGCGCGTCAAGCCCGGTTTGGACGCAAAGCAGAAAACTTCTCACCCGCTCAGCTCAGCCTGTTGGATGAGGACAATGAGACCGATATCAGCGCGCTGGAAGCCGAACTGGAAAAAGCCTTGCCCGCAGCACCACCGGCTACGGTAAAGAAACCCAAGCGCCAGGCATTACCGGCTCACTTGCCGCGTGAAGAAAGCAGGCTGGAGCCGGAGAGCACAAACTGTCCACAGTGCGGTGATCCACTCCGTTTTCTCCGTGATGAAGTGAACGAGACACTGGATTATATCCCGGCGCAATTTATTGTCAGGAAAACGGTACGTCCACAATATAGCTGCCCTTGCTGCCAGACGGTGCACAGTGCCGAGTTACCGGCACAGGTTATTGATAAAGGTCAGGCTGCACCGGGCTTATTGACGCATATCACCATCAATAAATGTGTTGACCATCTTCCGCTGTATCGGCAAAGCCAAATCTTCGCTCGCGAGGGGATCACACTGTCTACCAGTACCCTGTCTGATTGGATGGGTAAAGTAGGTATTGCCCTTAAACCTCTGGTAGAACGGTTGCAGACGTTACTCTGTGAGCAGAAGGTGTTGCATGCTGATGAAACGCCACTCACCTTGCTGGCAGGTAAAAAAGGCACCGCACAACGTGGTTACCTCTGGGCATACGCTTCACCGGCAGTGGCAGTGGCAGTGGCAGTGGCAGTGGCAGAGCAGCGTATGGTGATGTTTGATTGCCAACCCGGACGCAATGGGGGCTATGCACAGACTTTTTTGACCGGTTTTACCGGTACGTTGGTTGTTGATGACTATGCTGGCTATAAAGCGCTCTTTGCTTCTGGCGCAATAAAAGAAGCCGGGTGCCTTGCCCACGTCAGACGCAAGTTCTTTGAGCAATACAAAGTTAACCATCACCCACTGGCCAAACGCGTACTGGACGGCATCCGCGAGCTGTACAAATTAGAGCGGTTGATAAAAACGCGAACAACCCAAAATCGGCAACGATGGCGAAACCGTTATGCCAAACCGCATCTGGCTACGCTGCATGCACTGTTATTAGCACAACAACATCAAGTTCCGGGTAACTCGGGGATCCACAAAGCCATCCTGCATGCCTTGAAACGCTGGCCAGCTTTACTCTGCTATCTGGATGATGGCGGGATCCCGATTGATAACAACCACATTGAAAACTGCATCCGTCCTGTGGCTTTGGGTAGAAAGAATTGGCTCTTTGCAGGTTCACTGCTGGCCGGGCAGCGCCTGGCCGGTATCATGAGTCTGCTACAAACCGCCAAACTCAATGGTATAGACCCCTTTACCTGA
- a CDS encoding IS1 family transposase (programmed frameshift), which produces MAKIDVVCPPCSETQGVIRNGHSSSGAQLYRCKHCLKTFQLHYRYNGAKPETHQTIVDMMINRSGCRDTARVLRISLNTVFRHLKNFAPHQVAQNVEPGAEVVICCEADEQWSYVRCKGNQRWLFYAYDRIRKRVIAHVFGPRNALTLKRLLVLLSQFSIAFYMTDAWPVYRTLLSSTSHVISKKYTQRIERHNLNLRTHLKRLTRKILCFSKSEEMHDKIIGWYLTINHYH; this is translated from the exons ATGGCGAAGATTGATGTGGTTTGTCCCCCTTGCTCCGAAACTCAGGGGGTCATCCGAAACGGTCATTCCAGTTCAGGGGCGCAGCTCTATCGCTGTAAGCATTGCCTGAAGACCTTTCAGCTCCACTACCGCTACAACGGGGCGAAACCCGAAACCCACCAAACGATTGTTGATATGATGATTAATCGCTCTGGATGCCGCGATACGGCTAGAGTACTGCGGATAAGTCTTAACACCGTTTTCCGTCATCTAAAAAACT TCGCACCGCATCAGGTAGCGCAAAACGTTGAGCCAGGCGCAGAAGTCGTTATCTGCTGTGAAGCCGATGAACAGTGGTCATATGTCCGCTGTAAAGGGAATCAACGCTGGCTGTTTTATGCCTATGACCGCATCCGAAAGCGCGTCATCGCCCATGTCTTTGGCCCACGAAATGCGCTGACATTAAAGCGTCTTCTGGTTTTGCTGAGCCAGTTTAGCATTGCCTTCTACATGACCGATGCCTGGCCGGTATACCGAACTTTATTGTCCTCAACCAGTCATGTTATCAGCAAGAAATACACCCAGCGGATAGAGCGACATAATCTGAACCTGCGGACACATCTTAAGCGGCTTACCCGCAAAATCCTATGCTTCTCAAAGTCAGAAGAAATGCACGACAAGATCATAGGCTGGTATCTGACAATCAACCACTACCACTAA
- a CDS encoding winged helix-turn-helix domain-containing protein: protein MYFKVVTLNDAQLRLLLLLLDNKTETVVLKNDIMDSVWRGCDEYQTNQRLWYLIKVLRNKLTSIGISENFISNAHGIGYYLKGHDVHPIFCEGNSI from the coding sequence ATGTATTTTAAAGTAGTCACTCTTAATGATGCTCAGTTACGGTTGTTGTTACTGTTATTAGATAACAAGACTGAAACCGTTGTATTAAAAAATGATATTATGGATAGCGTCTGGAGAGGGTGTGATGAATATCAAACCAATCAAAGGTTGTGGTATTTAATTAAGGTTTTGCGAAATAAACTCACATCGATAGGTATATCCGAAAATTTTATATCAAATGCACATGGCATAGGGTATTACTTAAAAGGTCATGACGTGCACCCTATTTTTTGTGAAGGAAACTCTATTTAA
- a CDS encoding peptidoglycan-binding domain-containing protein: MKELSGVAWVSRFQGSTSTNTLSLLFKKNIDEFLLALRNAGAKVTISATLRPPERAYLMHWSWKIAKGLAKPHEIPTRAGVNIEWAHQKADGTVDISKSTNAAKSMVSAYGMINLNVAPALTRRHIEGNAIDMDISWTGDLEIKDKDDKVITIKSLPRDGMNIELHAVEKSFGVIKYNGGSKDKPHWSTDGR, translated from the coding sequence ATGAAAGAGCTAAGTGGGGTAGCGTGGGTTTCTCGTTTCCAAGGCAGTACTTCTACTAACACATTAAGTCTGCTGTTTAAAAAGAATATCGATGAGTTTTTATTAGCTCTAAGGAATGCGGGTGCTAAAGTTACGATTTCAGCGACATTAAGGCCACCAGAAAGGGCTTATCTTATGCATTGGTCATGGAAAATAGCAAAAGGTTTAGCAAAACCTCATGAGATACCAACGAGAGCAGGTGTAAACATAGAATGGGCTCATCAGAAAGCAGATGGAACTGTAGACATTAGCAAAAGTACTAATGCAGCTAAAAGTATGGTGAGTGCGTATGGCATGATAAACCTTAATGTCGCTCCTGCATTAACCAGGCGACATATTGAAGGTAATGCTATAGATATGGATATATCGTGGACCGGTGACTTAGAAATCAAAGACAAAGACGATAAAGTTATAACGATAAAAAGCCTACCTAGGGATGGCATGAATATTGAACTTCATGCAGTTGAAAAAAGTTTTGGCGTCATAAAATATAATGGCGGTTCAAAAGATAAACCACATTGGTCAACAGATGGTAGATAA
- a CDS encoding autotransporter outer membrane beta-barrel domain-containing protein: MVNNDRFLSVPKKGFSKSYLYKLKDNHQWLLRLSPLALAISSLLAIPTQVFAADDRIVESSGSTTTLNGNILHSDAINDSAADGLVNVSGKNSVINADNVTISTTGKNINGLYAFSYGQANFNNGLITTTGQFAYAFRASSNSNITVSNSELNVSGLNTAGLFANGNSNIVANNLKITSSGSGIQNNGNSVITMTDGTITAAVGAQAINGNALVTIKNVDINATNYGANSMPGTNSILIENGSIKSGNFGLYANGANTLIDLSTGNTDITSTSHAAYALSGGHVLLNGDTLTTTGKVGHGLFAFNGNNDTAQSLITADGTTIITAGEGSYGAYSRYNGKIELRDSSIETSGQSAHSLAALGNHATINANNVNVVTDGMAAHTGWVQDGATLNFTNGSMHSTGLNAAALSIASSTTDISSANLNNVSIVSEQGTTINADKGSSQVNLSNSRALDNNGTWLNVANGGHTQVALDTSEVRGTALTAEDSTSTVTLSNASLWTVTSDANVSSLINQNSAITFASPSSDIAQQSSYRVLKTHDYTGTGGVIKLNTYLEGDDSPSDRLLIDGGHASGNTTLHIMGTGGQGALTIGDGIRVVDTANGATTDAGAFVLGNRVAAGAYEYQLYQGGRQNTGRNANDQNWYLRNTVIVNPPEVEQPEVEQPEVEQPEVEQPEVTEPKGNVQELPNYRPEVPVSMVVPALANRLGVAMLGTYHDRQGEDLRYSKADTHAAWGRIFGETGDRGHKSGNMSERYQHFEQNGPTYDFDLYGFETGFDLLNKQDKQGVCDMAGIYIGASRIDSNVDSVFGGHAGTVAMKGYSLGAYWTHKNSKGAYVDAVMQGTIYDDIDIRTYASSRSKTDGSGFAASLEGGYPFALDNNWAIEPQGQAIYQHVSLDNFHDDYGQVQYGSTDTLDTRIGTRLTKTVMTQTEDKVIMWGRANLWHKMGADAKTTFRDLNGNNAVSLDTKLGSTWGQVGVGISGQINKNWTVFATTDYNHALDGGKGSSVSGRLGVKISW, from the coding sequence ATGGTAAACAACGATCGCTTTTTATCAGTTCCCAAAAAGGGTTTTTCAAAGAGTTATCTCTATAAACTAAAAGATAACCATCAGTGGTTGTTAAGATTATCGCCACTCGCTTTGGCGATTTCATCACTGCTTGCCATCCCAACTCAGGTATTCGCTGCAGATGATAGAATTGTAGAGTCGAGTGGTAGCACTACGACATTGAATGGTAATATTCTGCATTCCGATGCTATCAATGATAGTGCCGCAGATGGCCTTGTGAACGTTTCTGGCAAGAACAGTGTCATCAATGCTGATAACGTAACGATCAGCACTACAGGCAAAAATATCAATGGGTTATATGCGTTCAGTTATGGCCAGGCTAATTTCAACAACGGCCTTATTACTACAACAGGGCAATTTGCCTATGCTTTCCGAGCCTCTAGTAACTCAAACATCACTGTTTCGAACAGTGAGTTGAATGTGTCGGGGCTGAATACTGCTGGTTTGTTTGCAAATGGTAACAGCAATATCGTAGCAAACAATCTGAAGATTACGTCTAGCGGATCAGGTATACAAAATAACGGTAACAGTGTTATTACCATGACAGATGGTACAATCACTGCGGCTGTCGGTGCACAAGCGATAAATGGTAACGCTCTTGTTACTATCAAAAATGTTGACATCAATGCCACTAACTATGGCGCCAACTCTATGCCCGGCACAAACTCGATCCTCATCGAAAATGGCTCTATAAAATCCGGTAACTTTGGCCTATATGCCAATGGTGCGAATACATTGATCGACCTATCTACCGGTAATACCGATATCACCAGCACTAGTCATGCAGCTTATGCTCTGTCAGGTGGACATGTTTTACTCAACGGTGACACGCTGACAACTACTGGTAAAGTAGGGCACGGTTTATTCGCTTTTAACGGTAATAATGACACCGCGCAAAGTCTCATCACTGCAGATGGAACGACGATAATTACAGCAGGGGAAGGTTCCTATGGTGCTTATTCCCGCTACAACGGTAAGATTGAGTTGCGCGATTCTTCAATAGAAACGTCCGGGCAATCGGCCCATAGCCTGGCTGCTCTCGGCAATCATGCGACGATTAATGCCAATAACGTCAATGTAGTAACAGACGGTATGGCGGCTCATACCGGTTGGGTACAAGATGGAGCGACATTGAACTTCACCAACGGTTCAATGCACAGCACCGGATTGAACGCCGCAGCCTTATCCATCGCCAGCAGTACAACTGATATTAGCAGCGCAAATCTTAACAATGTCAGCATCGTATCCGAGCAAGGAACGACAATCAACGCTGACAAAGGGAGTTCGCAGGTCAATTTATCCAATTCGCGTGCTCTCGACAACAATGGCACGTGGCTTAATGTCGCGAACGGTGGTCACACGCAGGTGGCACTAGACACCAGCGAAGTGAGAGGTACTGCACTGACCGCGGAAGATAGCACAAGCACGGTTACGCTAAGTAATGCTTCATTGTGGACAGTAACAAGCGATGCCAATGTGTCGTCTCTAATTAACCAAAACAGTGCCATTACATTCGCCTCTCCTAGCTCTGACATTGCGCAACAGAGTAGCTATCGCGTCCTGAAAACCCATGACTATACTGGCACAGGTGGCGTCATTAAGCTCAATACCTACCTCGAAGGCGATGACTCACCAAGCGACCGCCTACTGATCGACGGTGGGCACGCCTCAGGTAATACTACCTTGCATATTATGGGCACAGGTGGTCAAGGTGCTCTGACAATAGGCGATGGTATTCGTGTGGTTGACACAGCAAACGGTGCAACTACAGATGCAGGCGCTTTTGTGCTGGGCAATCGGGTTGCTGCAGGTGCTTACGAATATCAGTTATACCAAGGCGGACGTCAGAATACAGGTAGAAATGCCAACGATCAGAACTGGTATTTGCGCAATACCGTCATCGTTAATCCACCTGAAGTCGAACAACCAGAAGTCGAACAACCAGAAGTCGAACAACCAGAAGTCGAACAACCAGAAGTTACTGAACCAAAAGGCAATGTGCAGGAATTACCAAACTATCGACCTGAGGTACCAGTCAGCATGGTTGTACCAGCACTAGCCAATCGCCTGGGAGTCGCTATGCTGGGTACCTATCATGATCGACAGGGTGAGGACCTACGCTATAGCAAAGCCGATACGCATGCTGCTTGGGGACGTATCTTCGGCGAAACCGGCGATCGTGGTCACAAGTCGGGTAACATGAGTGAACGCTATCAACACTTTGAACAGAATGGGCCAACCTATGATTTTGATCTCTACGGCTTCGAGACAGGCTTCGATTTGTTGAACAAACAGGATAAACAAGGCGTTTGTGATATGGCTGGCATCTATATCGGCGCATCAAGGATTGACAGTAATGTCGACAGTGTCTTTGGTGGGCATGCTGGTACTGTTGCGATGAAAGGCTACTCATTAGGTGCTTATTGGACGCACAAAAACTCCAAAGGCGCTTATGTTGATGCCGTCATGCAGGGCACAATCTATGATGATATTGATATCAGAACGTATGCTAGTAGCCGTTCCAAAACTGATGGGAGCGGGTTTGCAGCATCGTTGGAAGGCGGCTATCCTTTTGCCCTTGATAATAACTGGGCAATCGAACCACAGGGACAGGCAATTTATCAGCATGTATCGCTGGATAACTTCCATGACGACTACGGCCAGGTACAATACGGCAGCACGGATACGTTGGATACACGTATTGGTACCCGTCTGACCAAAACCGTGATGACTCAGACTGAAGATAAGGTCATTATGTGGGGGCGGGCTAACCTGTGGCACA
- a CDS encoding molecular chaperone, producing the protein MKFFTKLLLLITIFTISNIVQASVIIGAMRLVYLGDKKEVSLKVNNPEQVPYLVQAKIKNSIEGGGNPPFLITPPLFRLDGGQQNTLRVVRASGNLPTDKESLYWIAIKSIASSTKDNDQNQVKIALTSNIKLIYRPEGVKGIPEDVAGKLTWQRNGNRLQVTNPTPFYMNFYEVKVAGKQIKDVTYVAPGSTANFILPAGVNEGNVSWTLISDYGSFGQEHSAAL; encoded by the coding sequence ATGAAGTTTTTTACTAAATTATTACTCCTTATCACAATATTTACCATCAGTAATATCGTTCAGGCATCAGTAATTATTGGCGCTATGCGTCTTGTTTATCTTGGTGATAAAAAAGAAGTTTCATTAAAAGTCAATAATCCAGAACAGGTGCCATACCTTGTCCAAGCTAAAATTAAAAACAGTATAGAAGGTGGCGGAAATCCTCCTTTTCTCATCACACCACCGCTCTTTCGTCTTGACGGCGGACAGCAGAATACTTTGCGCGTGGTTCGTGCAAGTGGAAATTTGCCAACAGATAAAGAATCGTTGTACTGGATAGCGATCAAGTCTATTGCTTCATCCACCAAAGATAATGACCAGAACCAAGTAAAAATTGCACTAACTAGCAATATCAAGCTGATCTACCGCCCGGAAGGAGTGAAAGGAATACCTGAAGATGTTGCTGGCAAACTGACTTGGCAGCGTAATGGTAATCGACTGCAAGTGACTAACCCAACACCGTTTTATATGAACTTCTATGAAGTCAAAGTCGCTGGCAAGCAGATTAAAGATGTCACTTATGTTGCACCAGGCAGCACAGCGAATTTTATACTGCCGGCGGGAGTGAATGAAGGCAATGTAAGCTGGACGCTTATCAGCGATTACGGCTCCTTTGGTCAGGAACACAGTGCAGCGCTGTAA